A single window of Vigna unguiculata cultivar IT97K-499-35 chromosome 1, ASM411807v1, whole genome shotgun sequence DNA harbors:
- the LOC114165252 gene encoding leucine-rich repeat extensin-like protein 3, producing the protein MNTMVASRCFIVKMTFLLTLFIMTSDLCMMKTEAKESIDQFSCDNDKGCPPYKPPPHQPPPPPPHHCPPQQPPPSPPHKPPPPPPCHCPPPQPPPPPPHHCPPTQPPPSPPPPPHHCPPHHHHHPHHPHHPSPPPHQAPPPPQHKAPPPPC; encoded by the exons ATGAACACCATGGTGGCTTCAAGATGTTTCATTGTCAAAATGACATTCTTGTTAACCCTTTTCATTATGACTTCAG ATTTGTGCATGATGAAGACGGAAGCAAAAGAATCCATTGATCAATTTTCATGTGATAATGATAAAGGGTGCCCACCGTACAAACCACCACCACACCaaccaccacctccaccaccacacCACTGCCcaccacaacaaccaccaccttcaccaccacacaaaccaccacctccaccaccatGCCACTGCCCACCACCTCaaccaccacctccaccaccacacCACTGCCCACCAACCCAACCACCTCCTtcaccacctccaccaccacacCATTGCCCaccacaccaccaccaccatccaCACCACCCACACCACCCATCGCCACCACCACACCAGGCACCGCCTCCACCACAACACAAAGCCCCACCTCCACCTTGCTGA